Part of the candidate division KSB1 bacterium genome is shown below.
ATTAATTTGGCGATCAATTCTGATAGTCCCTCTGGCACATCGGGCTTAACCTTTTGAATGGCTACTGGCTTTAAATTCACGATGCGATTTAAAATCGCGGTCATGTTATCGCCTGCAAAGGGATTTTGGCCCGTCAACATTTCATACCCCACCAAGCCGAGCGAATATAGATCGCTCCGAAAATCCACTGATTCGCCCAATACGATCTCGGGAGCTAAGTACGCAGGGGTCCCTTGAATCGACTCCTCGGCAATTTCGAGCGGGGCTGAAAAGCCCAGATCGCCTAATTTGACATCCCCTTCGTTGGAGATGAAAATATTATCTGGTTTGATATCGCGATGGATAATATTTTGATGATGGATCGCCATCAATCCTAGGGCTAATTGCTGTAAGATGTAAAGCGCGATATCCCATGGCAGTCCGTTATGCGAACGAATTAGCTCGGTCAAAGTCGTGCCCTCGATGAATTCCGTCACCAAGAACGGAACGCCATCATCGAAGCCGAAATCAAAAACCGTAATGACATGCGGCGAATTGATCTGCGCCAAAATCAATCCTTCCTGCCGGAAACGCTCGACCAATTCCTCATCGCTCAGTCGATCGGGGTTCAATTGTTTCACCAGTACCGGACGCTGGAGCTCAAGCTGGAATGCCTTGTAAACCCGCGTTATTGGGCCATGTTGAAGCTCAAAAAAGATCTGGTATTTACTGATCTTCTTCATGCTCCCACTCCTTAATCCGATAATGGAGCCAACGCCGAGAGACGCCAAGCTGCTCAGCAGTGCGAGAGATATTATTATCGTTCTCCGCCAAGGTTTTTTGCACAATTTGCCGCTCAAAATCTTTGAGCGACATTCTCTCTGGCAGCTTTATCTCTGGTTCGGGCAGTTGCAAATTCTCTGGCTGAATAAAGATATCTTTGGTCAATAGCAACGCCCGCTCTATCGTGTTTTCCAACTCCCTCACATTGCCGGGCCAATGATAACTCGTTAATCGTTTCATCGCCTCAGGTGAAATGCCCTGTACTTGCTTGCGAGTTTTCGCTGCATGTTTGGTCAAAAAATAATTTGCCAGCAACGGGATGTCGCCCTCTCGCTTGCGCAGCGGCGGCAATTCAATCTTGATAACATTCAATCGATAATAAAGATCCTCACGAAATAGCCCGGCCTGCACCAATTCCTCAAGGTTTTTATTCGTCGCAGCGATGATCCTCACGTTGACATATCGCACCTGATTCTCCCCCACCCGCTTAATCTCTCCCTCTTGAATCACTCGGAGCAATTCAGTTTGGATTTTCGGCGAAAGATCACCGATCTCATCCAGAAAAAAGGAACCGCCGTCAGCCGCTTCAAATAAACCTTTTTTGTCACTGGTGGCGCCAGTGAACGCTCCTTTTTTATGACCGAACAGCTCGCTCTCCAGCAAATTCTCTGGCAGAGCACCGCAGAATAGCGCTATAAACGGCTTATCTTTGCGAGGGCCATTGTAGTGGATCGCTCGGGCCACTAATTCTTTGCCAGTGCCGCTTTCTCCGGAAATCAAAACCGTCACATCCGAGTCGATCACGCTCTCCATCAGTTCAAACACCTGCTTCATTGCTGAGCTACGACCGATGATTTCCTTAAACGAATGGGATTGCTGGATCTGTTTTTTCAAAAGGCGGTTCTCCTCCCGCAGCGCTGCATACAATTGTGCATTTTCAATAGCGATGGCCGCTTGATGAGCGAAAGCAGTAATAAATGGCAAACTCTCAGGTTTAAATCCTGCCCGCCTCTGGATGCTATCCAGATAAATGGCACC
Proteins encoded:
- a CDS encoding sigma 54-interacting transcriptional regulator, with translation MTTMRENLTQPLEALSRISQEINTLQEIDPLLKSILRIAMEVIGAERGFILMLDERQQLALRIAQNLSEAQASDLSQVSQSVLQQVMETGEPIICFDALADDRFQGAQSIQIQRIQSIAAVPLTIKTRPIGAIYLDSIQRRAGFKPESLPFITAFAHQAAIAIENAQLYAALREENRLLKKQIQQSHSFKEIIGRSSAMKQVFELMESVIDSDVTVLISGESGTGKELVARAIHYNGPRKDKPFIALFCGALPENLLESELFGHKKGAFTGATSDKKGLFEAADGGSFFLDEIGDLSPKIQTELLRVIQEGEIKRVGENQVRYVNVRIIAATNKNLEELVQAGLFREDLYYRLNVIKIELPPLRKREGDIPLLANYFLTKHAAKTRKQVQGISPEAMKRLTSYHWPGNVRELENTIERALLLTKDIFIQPENLQLPEPEIKLPERMSLKDFERQIVQKTLAENDNNISRTAEQLGVSRRWLHYRIKEWEHEEDQ